In Anser cygnoides isolate HZ-2024a breed goose chromosome 23, Taihu_goose_T2T_genome, whole genome shotgun sequence, the following are encoded in one genomic region:
- the LOC106044634 gene encoding lysophosphatidic acid receptor 6-like, with translation MADISWSGRISNETADNSSSEFSLEADFQYPLFVVIYSIVFVLGLTENVLALYLLSCKVKHTSPSYIYMINLALVDTLFVCVLPFKINYHLHRNNWIFGDVACRVTGTLYYINICLSIAFFTCICIDRYVAVLHPFTYIQIKATHYVVVVTVLWLVAVSIMVPLVLGGPLHNRGVGNVTACFENFATSSWTHRMVPYNILALVFGFVIPFSTILICYPLIARRISRIKHSIRKRKALRTIYIILFICTLCFLPYHLTHLLHFLMRIQVIQNEALTSLIYKMRRVTLALVSFNCCLNPFLYYFTSSSKRWCFNFKLRFRSKMVYTIYDQKLGEYSYVYKLHQTQGNKNPRNAVN, from the coding sequence ATGGCAGATATTTCCTGGAGTGGAAGAATCTCCAATGAGACAGCTGACAACAGCAGTTCTGAATTCAGCTTGGAAGCAGACTTCCAGTATCCCTTGTTTGTTGTCATTTACAGCATTGTGTTCGTGCTGGGACTGACAGAAAACGTCTTAGCTCTGTACCTCCTCTCTTGCAAAGTAAAGCATACTTCTCCTTCCTACATATACATGATTAACCTAGCTCTGGTAGACaccttgtttgtttgtgtgctgccttttaaaattaattaccaCCTGCATCGGAACAACTGGATCTTTGGTGATGTGGCTTGTAGGGTAACGGGGACGTTGTACTACATCAACATCTGCCTAAGCATCGCCTTTTTCACCTGCATTTGCATTGATCGGTACGTTGCGGTGCTGCACCCCTTCACGTACATCCAGATCAAAGCCACCCACTACGTGGTGGTGGTCACAGTCCTCTGGCTGGTGGCTGTGAGCATCATGGTGCCTCTCGTCCTTGGCGGGCCCCTGCACAACAGGGGCGTGGGGAACGTGACCGCGTGCTTTGAGAACTTTGCGACGAGCAGCTGGACTCACCGCATGGTGCCTTACAACATCCTGGCCTTAGTTTTTGGGTTTGTGATCCCGTTTTCCACCATTCTGATCTGCTACCCCCTCATCGCGAGGAGGATCTCCCGGATCAAGCACAGCATTCGCAAGAGGAAGGCGCTGAGGACCATCTACATCATCTTGTTCATTTGTACTTTGTGCTTCCTCCCGTATCACCTCACCCATTTGCTCCACTTCTTGATGAGAATCCAGGTCATCCAGAACGAGGCACTCACCAGCCTGATCTACAAAATGCGGAGGGTCACCTTAGCCCTGGTGAGTTTCAACTGCTGCCTCAACCCGTTCCTGTACTACTTCACCTCTTCTAGCAAGCGCTGGTGCTTCAACTTCAAGCTCAGATTCAGGTCTAAAATGGTGTACACCATCTACGACCAGAAACTCGGGGAGTACTCCTACGTTTATAAACTGCACCAGACACAGGGGAATAAAAACCCCAGAAATGCAGTCAACTGA